The Plodia interpunctella isolate USDA-ARS_2022_Savannah chromosome 8, ilPloInte3.2, whole genome shotgun sequence genome window below encodes:
- the REPTOR gene encoding uncharacterized protein REPTOR has protein sequence MSDSIYTHEFLLEPGVEIKQESLPPFELGPMSASVPIPQRRTDLGDFSCDLDLCLQDSLAGSFHNVPTMQYNKLAFDSENSKMEILNKMDDDDIFQVDKADLISGPTLAELNANPDTLLEDLNFEDLLLPEENGYCVQIGGVMSGSHHNTIQLSNPMVAESPCSPYSRAQLAFSPSSQHSSASSSFAQPVNQLPELLMRLDGYGGEIALGQSVPASTVLPPFPSSIKPQQAQLSSSAPTHLTMEQIWQRREPRKHLLSTSSLAEAGSASSLSGGLLSPVTGDFSQDEDDRDVESDEDSDRYEDLSSDESNDESESKQARNAAKKEKFFWQYNVQAKGPKGQRLVLQKKSEDPHVLNSVTDPVFSPNCSVRGIKHSGKARKGDGNDLTPNPRKLYLIGKELDNLGKVINDMIPVSELPFNIRPKTRKEKNKLASRACRLKKKAQHEANKLKLYGLQQEHKRLLSGINKMKQLLGNRVTNPQNNVDWSAHLQNIVTTATEVKIAGKTSEFVNKILDNVKSGQGNGGLIDI, from the exons ATGTCCGATTCTATTTACACACATGAATTTCTTCTAGAGCCTGGTGTGGAGATAAAACAGGAGTCACTCCCTCCCTTCGAGTTAGGTCCGATGTCCGCATCGGTACCCATTCCTCAGCGCCGTACCGACCTCGGTGACTTCAGTTGTGATCTAGATTTATGTCTACAGGACTCCTTGGCCGGTTCCTTCCACAATGTACCAACAATGCAATACAACAAATTAGCTTTTGACTctgaaaattcaaaaatggaaattttgaataaaatggatgatgatgatatatttCAAGTAGATAAAGCAGACCTAATATCAGGTCCAACTCTTGCAGAATTGAATGCAAATCCAGACACATTGCTAGAAGACttgaattttgaagatttgttgTTGCCAGAGGAAAATGGGTACTGCGTGCAGATTGGTGGTGTCATGAGCGGATCTCACCACAATACCATACAACTATCAAACCCAATGGTCGCTGAGAGTCCTTGCAGCCCATATAGCCGAGCACAACTTGCTTTTTCACCTTCCAGTCAGCATAGCTCAGCATCTTCTAGTTTTGCACAGCCTGTGAATCAGCTGCCTGAGCTGCTAATGCGTTTGGATGGCTATGGAGGAGAGATTGCTTTGGGGCAGTCAGTGCCTGCATCAACAGTGTTGCCACCATTTCCCTCAAGCATCAAACCTCAACAAGCACAGCTGTCATCATCAGCCCCGACACATCTTACTATGGAACAG ATTTGGCAACGCAGGGAGCCACGCAAGCATTTATTATCAACCAGTTCACTTGCTGAAGCTGGTTCAGCATCGTCTCTCTCTGGTGGTCTGCTGAGCCCTGTTACAGGCGACTTCTCACAGGATGAAGATGACAGAGATGTGGAGTCAGATGAAGATAGTGATAGATATGAAGATCTCTCATCTGATG aaTCAAATGACGAATCGGAATCGAAGCAAGCGCGTAACGCcgccaaaaaagaaaaatttttcTGGCAATATAACGTCCAAGCCAAAGGGCCGAAAGGGCAGAGATTAGTTTTGCAGAAGAAATCAGAAGATCCACATGTTTTAAATTCAGTCACAGATCCAGTTTTTAGTCCTAATTGCAGTGTCAGAGGCATTAAACACAG TGGAAAGGCCAGAAAAGGGGATGGAAATGATCTTACACCAAATCCAAGGAAGTTGTATTTGATTGGAAAGGAGTTGGACAATTTGGGCAAAGTGATTAACGACATGATTCCAGTGAGCGAACTACCATTCAACATCCGGCCAAAGACAAGGAAGGAAAAGAATAAACTGGCATCTCGCGCCTGTCgtttaaagaaaaaagcaCAGCATGAggctaataaattaaaactatacgGACTGCAGCAAGAGCaca AACGTCTGCTAAGcggcataaataaaatgaagcaACTATTGGGAAATAGAGTGACAAATCCTCAGAATAATGTAGACTGGTCTgcacatttacaaaatatagtcacTACAGCTACAG aGGTTAAAATAGCTGGTAAGACATCTGAATTCGTCAACAAAATACTGGACAACGTTAAGTCGGGCCAAGGGAATGGCGGCCTAATTGACATATAG